A genome region from Coffea arabica cultivar ET-39 chromosome 7e, Coffea Arabica ET-39 HiFi, whole genome shotgun sequence includes the following:
- the LOC140010938 gene encoding uncharacterized protein yields MAQYGAEYGNQKSQYDEYGNPVRQTDEYGNPARHGGTMGDYGTTGTTGAYGGTAGAHGTYATGTTGTTGTGAYATQPGTDVGKEHHGLGGMLHRSGSGSSSSSEDDGQGGRRKKGMKEKIKEKLPGGHKEARPGQEYSSATTAPGYGGEGEQHEKKGIMDKIKEKLPGGHNN; encoded by the exons ATGGCACAATACGGGGCTGAATATGGCAACCAAAAGAGCCAGTACGATGAGTACGGAAACCCAGTTCGTCAGACAGACGAATATGGTAACCCAGCCCGCCATGGAGGTACCATGGGTGATTATGGAACCACTGGCACTACTGGAGCCTATGGTGGCACAGCTGGAGCACATGGGACTTATGCAACTGGAACCACCGGCACTACCGGTACCGGTGCGTATGCCACCCAGCCTGGCACTGATGTGGGGAAGGAGCACCATGGCCTTGGTGGCATGCTTCATCGCTCTGGTAGCGGTAGCTCTAGCTCG TCCGAGGATGATGGGCAAGGCGGGAGGAGGAAGAAGGGGATGAAGGAGAAGATAAAGGAGAAACTGCCTGGCGGTCACAAGGAGGCTCGACCTGGACAAGAATATTCGAGTGCTACTACAGCTCCTGGATACGGCGGGGAAGGAGAGCAGCACGAGAAGAAAGGAATTATGgataaaatcaaggagaaattACCAGGGGGTCACAACAACTGA
- the LOC113698275 gene encoding pentatricopeptide repeat-containing protein At5g44230, whose product MVSLSKKLIKTLRRPAILIPQFYEPKAPALDLQEPFIPVSKLQETKLLEAQLVSILDSCISLTEIKRVHAHIIRKGLDQCSFLLTKLVRVLCKLNTPIDTYARLIFSQVYCPNPFLYTAIIRGYSVQGPLEKAVFLYGQMRRDDILPVSFTFTALLKACTGVLNVDLGRQIHGQSLKIGGFVQDLFVGNTLIDMYVKCGCLDFARRVFDELPTRDVISFTALIVAYAKSGDMVAASELFDRLPVKDMVAWTAMVTGFAQNAQPKEALEYFEKMQNSGVNTDEVTLSSVISACAQLGAIKYANWVRDFAEKSGFGLTDNVLVGSALIDMYSKCGSVEDAFKVFESMKDRNVFSYSSMIGGFAMHGCAREAIELFEKMMKVEVKPNKVTFVGVLAACSHAGLVEQGQHFFGMMENGCGIKPSVDHYTCMIDLLGRAGRLEEALELIQTMPIEPNGSIWGALLGACRIHRNPKVAEIAAKQLFQLEPDGIGNYVLLSHIYASAGRWEDVSRVRKLIRAKRLIKTPSLSMVEDENGGLHNFYSDDTIHPESKLIKQTLQDLLKRLKVHGYQPILSSAPYDVSDEEKERILLTHSEKLALAYSLLTTSANCVIRITKNLRICEDCHSVMSRASQLTSREIVVRDNLRFHHFRKGICSCGDFW is encoded by the coding sequence ATGGTTTCACTTTCCAAGAAGCTGATTAAAACCCTTAGACGCCCTGCAATTCTCATCCCCCAATTCTACGAACCGAAAGCTCCAGCTCTGGACCTCCAAGAACCCTTCATTCCCGTCTCTAAGCTTCAAGAAACAAAGCTTCTAGAAGCCCAGCTCGTCTCAATCCTCGATTCCTGCATTAGTCTCACAGAAATCAAGAGAGTCCACGCTCATATCATCAGAAAAGGTCTCGACCAATGCAGCTTCCTCCTAACAAAACTCGTTCGGGTGCTCTGCAAACTCAATACCCCCATCGATACTTACGCCCGTCTGATCTTCAGCCAGGTATATTGCCCCAACCCTTTTCTCTATACAGCAATTATCCGCGGTTATTCTGTTCAGGGGCCACTAGAAAAGGCCGTATTTTTGTATGGCCAAATGAGGAGGGATGATATTTTGCCcgtttcatttacttttacggCATTGTTGAAGGCTTGTACTGGCGTGTTGAATGTGGATTTGGGCAGGCAAATTCATGGGCAAAGCTTGAAGATTGGTGGGTTTGTCCAGGATTTATTTGTGGGAAATACGTTGATTGATATGTATGTAAAATGTGGGTGCTTGGATTTTGCTAGGAGGGTATTTGATGAATTGCCCACGAGGGACGTCATTTCTTTTACAGCTTTGATCGTTGCATATGCGAAGAGCGGGGATATGGTGGCGGCAAGCGAGTTGTTTGATAGGCTTCCTGTGAAGGATATGGTGGCATGGACCGCGATGGTGACAGGGTTTGCACAGAATGCTCAGCCTAAGGAAGCGTTAGAGTACTTTGAGAAAATGCAGAATTCTGGGGTAAACACGGATGAAGTGACCTTGTCTAGTGTTATTTCAGCTTGTGCTCAATTGGGTGCAATCAAGTACGCAAATTGGGTCCGGGATTTTGCAGAGAAGTCAGGATTTGGACTTACGGATAATGTCCTTGTTGGGTCGGCATTAATTGATATGTACTCGAAGTGTGGGAGTGTGGAGGATGCATTTAAGGTTTTTGAGAGTATGAAGGATCGAAATGTTTTCTCTTATAGTTCAATGATTGGTGGGTTTGCAATGCACGGATGTGCTAGAGAAGCAATAGAGTTGTTTGAGAAGATGATGAAGGTTGAGGTGAAGCCTAATAAGGTGACTTTTGTCGGGGTCCTTGCCGCATGTAGTCATGCAGGCTTGGTAGAACAAGGTCAGCATTTCTTTGGAATGATGGAGAATGGTTGTGGTATTAAGCCGTCTGTTGACCACTATACTTGCATGATTGATCTCCTTGGCAGAGCTGGAAGACTGGAAGAAGCACTGGAACTTATTCAAACGATGCCAATAGAGCCCAATGGCAGCATTTGGGGAGCCCTGCTAGGAGCTTGCCGAATTCATAGAAATCCTAAGGTTGCTGAAATAGCTGCTAAGCAACTGTTTCAACTTGAACCTGATGGTATTGGAAACTATGTCTTGCTTTCCCATATCTATGCTTCAGCTGGAAGGTGGGAAGATGTTTCAAGAGTAAGGAAGTTGATAAGAGCAAAACGTTTAATAAAAACTCCTTCACTTAGCATGGTTGAAGATGAAAATGGGGGACTTCACAACTTCTATTCTGATGACACGATTCATCCAGAGTCTAAATTGATTAAGCAGACACTACAGGATCTTCTTAAGAGACTAAAGGTCCATGGCTATCAGCCAATACTAAGTTCTGCTCCTTATGATGTAAGTGATGAAGAAAAGGAGCGGATCCTTCTAACGCATAGTGAAAAGCTCGCTTTGGCGTATTCCCTGCTAACTACAAGTGCTAATTGTGTTATCAGAATCACCAAGAACCTGAGAATATGTGAGGACTGCCACTCTGTAATGAGCAGAGCATCTCAGCTCACGAGCAGGGAGATAGTTGTTAGGGATAACTTGAGGTTCCACCATTTCCGGAAAGGAATATGCTCctgtggtgatttttggtga
- the LOC113699306 gene encoding uncharacterized protein, translating to MAKHNPTPSSSSVASVFLRKRWMMLIMVLVMFSVALIIRSGIGVDSTPCDCRHDVAVPSQKKFSSVSPPPLRPPFVTAAPSPSPLSFMKSKLVLLVSHELSLSGGPLLLMELAFLLRGVGADVQWITNQRPSGTDSVIYSLEHKMLTRGVQIVSARSQEAVNIALKADLVVLNTAVAGKWLDAVLKEKVHLVLPKTLWWIHEMRGHYFSLDYVKHLPFVAGAMIDSHVTAEYWKNRTQERLRIKMPKTYVVHLGNSKELMEVAEDTVAKRVLREHVRESLGVQNEDILFAIINSVSRGKGQDLFLNSFHESLIYIKHQKLQVPPIHAAIVGSDVNAQSKFESELRAFVESKKIQGHVHFVNKTLAVAPYLAAIDVLVQNSQARGECFGRITIEAMAFQLPVLGTAAGGTQEIVVNGSTGLLHPVGKQGVMPLARNMVKLATHVERRLTMGKRGYERVKERFLERHMEQRIAAVLKDVLRNVKAHQKAH from the exons ATGGCCAAGCACAACCCGACGCCGTCGTCCTCCTCCGTGGCTTCTGTTTTCCTCAGGAAGCGGTGGATGATGTTAATTATGGTGCTGGTGATGTTTTCTGTTGCTTTGATTATCAGGTCCGGCATCGGCGTGGATTCTACCCCTTGTGATTGCCGTCACGATGTGGCTGTGCCTTCCCAGAAGAAGTTCAGCTCCGTCTCACCGCCACCGCTGCGGCCGCCTTTTGTTACCGCAGCTCCGTCTCCCAGCCCACTTAGTTTTATGAAGTCTAAGCTCGTGCTTCTTGTCTCTCATGAGCTTTCTCTTTCAG GTGGACCATTGTTGCTGATGGAACTGGCTTTTCTGTTACGAGGTGTTGGTGCTGATGTTCAATGGATTACAAACCAGAGACCATCAGGAACAGACAGTGTCATCTACAGTTTGGAGCACAAAATGTTAACTCGAGGAGTGCAG ATTGTCTCGGCGAGAAGCCAAGAGGCCGTAAATATAGCACTGAAAGCAGATCTGGTGGTTTTGAACACTGCTGTGGCTGGAAAGTGGTTGGATGCTGTTCTTAAGGAAAAAGTTCATCTTGTTCTCCCCAAAACTTTGTGGTGGATCCATGAAATGCGGGGCCATTACTTCAGTTTGGATTATGTAAAACACCTTCCATTTGTTGCTGGTGCAATGATAGATTCACATGTCACAGCAGAATACTGGAAGAATAGGACACAGGAGCGATTAAG GATCAAAATGCCCAAAACATATGTTGTTCATCTTGGGAACAGTAAAGAACTTATGGAAGTTGCTGAGGATACTGTGGCAAAAAGGGTTTTGCGGGAGCATGTTCGTGAATCTCTTGGGGTTCAGAATGAAGATATACTTTTTGCCATCATAAATA GTGTTTCTCGTGGAAAAGGACAAGATTTGTTTCTGAATTCTTTTCACGAGAGCCTAATATACATCAAGCACCAGAAGCTACAAGTGCCACCTATACACGCTGCAATTGTGGGGAGTGATGTAAATGCTCAAAGCAAATTTGAGTCTGAGCTGAGGGCCTTTGTTGAATCTAAAAAGATTCAGGGTCATGTTCATTTCGTTAATAAGACTCTGGCTGTAGCTCCTTATCTTGCTGCAATTGATGTTCTTGTCCAGAATTCTCAG GCACGAGGTGAGTGCTTTGGGAGGATAACAATTGAAGCCATGGCATTTCAGTTACCCGTACTG GGAACAGCAGCAGGTGGCACTCAAGAAATTGTGGTGAATGGATCAACAGGTCTTCTGCATCCGGTAGGGAAACAGGGAGTAATGCCTCTTGCGAGAAATATGGTTAAACTTGCTACTCATGTTGAAAGGAGACTGACGATGGGGAAGAGAGGCTATGAGAGGGTGAAAGAAAGGTTTTTAGAACGCCATATGGAGCAAAGAATTGCAGCGGTTCTGAAGGATGTGCTTCGGAACGTCAAGGCACACCAGAAAGCACACTAA